One window from the genome of Desulforamulus ruminis DSM 2154 encodes:
- the rpsB gene encoding 30S ribosomal protein S2: MAVISMKQLLEAGVHFGHQTRRWNPKMAPYIFTDRNGIYIIDLQKTVKKVEECYDFVKQLAADGGTILFVGTKKQAQEAVKEEAERCGMFFVNQRWLGGMLTNFQTIRNRIDRLHELERMEEDGTFNVLPKKEVAQLLHEKEKLDKFLGGIKNMRRLPGALFVIDPRKERIAVAEARKLGVPIVAIVDTNCDPDEIDYVIPGNDDAIRAVKLLTAKMADAVLEGKQGEQLAE, encoded by the coding sequence ATGGCAGTTATCTCCATGAAGCAATTATTGGAAGCCGGCGTTCACTTTGGGCACCAAACCCGTCGCTGGAATCCAAAAATGGCTCCTTATATTTTTACAGACCGTAACGGTATTTACATTATTGATCTACAGAAAACCGTTAAAAAGGTCGAAGAATGTTATGACTTTGTAAAGCAACTGGCTGCCGACGGTGGTACCATTCTTTTTGTCGGAACCAAGAAGCAGGCCCAGGAAGCTGTGAAGGAAGAAGCCGAGCGTTGCGGTATGTTTTTTGTGAACCAGCGCTGGTTGGGTGGAATGTTAACCAACTTCCAAACCATCCGTAACCGCATTGACCGTTTGCATGAACTGGAGCGCATGGAAGAGGACGGTACCTTTAATGTTCTTCCTAAAAAGGAAGTTGCCCAGCTTCTGCATGAAAAAGAGAAACTGGATAAATTCCTGGGTGGAATAAAAAATATGCGCCGTCTCCCCGGGGCCCTGTTTGTGATTGATCCCCGGAAGGAACGCATCGCGGTGGCAGAGGCCCGCAAACTGGGTGTTCCCATTGTGGCCATTGTGGATACCAACTGCGATCCTGACGAGATTGATTACGTGATTCCCGGTAACGATGACGCTATTCGGGCAGTAAAACTGCTTACCGCTAAAATGGCCGATGCTGTTTTGGAAGGAAAGCAGGGCGAACAACTCGCAGAATAG
- the topA gene encoding type I DNA topoisomerase yields the protein MSKTLVIVESPAKAKSIGKYLGRNFTVKASMGHVRDLPKSQFGVDIDQEFSPKYITIRGKGDIIKELRSAVKKSDRILLASDPDREGEAIAWHLTKLLDIDEQSPCRIEFNEITKNAIQQAVKNPRPIDQDRVNAQQARRILDRLVGYNLSPLLWRKVKKGLSAGRVQSVAVRLICDREDEIQAFIPEEYWTLMGKFVKSGKSPFEAKLHKYKNKKIEIPNQEMMDKILGDLKGASYQVATVSKKEKQRNPAAPFTTSSLQQEASRKLNFTSRKTMVVAQQLYEGLDLGKEGPAGLVTYIRTDSTRVSETASEEAKKFILDRFGPAYVPKQPRQTVAKGKVQDAHEAIRPTSIERDPENIKQYLTNDQYKLYKLIWSRFLASQMASAVMDTTSLDIAAGDYVFRATGSVIKFPGFMQVYIEGNDDGSKEEERLLPELSEGDKVEAKNLTPKQHFTQPPPRYTDATLVKILEEKGIGRPSTYAPIVDTIQKRGYVVRENKQFYPTELGIVVIDLLKNYFPDIINIEFTAEMEEKLDKVAEGDERWVGILKDFYQPFQETLENADEKIGKVQVADEVTDEKCELCGRNMVIKLGRYGKFLACPGFPDCRNTKPLLEPTGVGCPKCSGEMVLRRSKKGRKFYGCSRYPECDFVTWDVPTQEKCPQCGGMMVEKNSRGKEKRTECINEKCPGKEYKASEQTKKEAGAVSGKTAAKAGKKTPQRNRKKANPSG from the coding sequence TTGAGTAAAACATTAGTTATTGTTGAATCTCCCGCCAAGGCGAAAAGCATTGGTAAATATTTAGGAAGAAATTTTACAGTTAAAGCTTCTATGGGGCATGTGCGGGATTTGCCGAAAAGCCAATTTGGTGTCGATATAGACCAGGAATTCTCACCCAAATATATTACTATCCGGGGAAAGGGAGATATTATCAAAGAACTGCGTTCGGCAGTGAAAAAATCCGATCGAATTTTACTGGCTTCTGACCCGGATCGTGAAGGAGAAGCCATTGCCTGGCATTTAACCAAACTTTTGGATATTGATGAGCAAAGTCCCTGCCGCATTGAATTTAACGAAATTACTAAAAATGCCATTCAGCAGGCAGTGAAAAATCCCCGGCCCATCGATCAGGATCGGGTGAATGCTCAACAGGCCCGAAGAATTTTAGACCGCCTGGTGGGTTACAATTTAAGTCCTCTGCTCTGGCGGAAAGTAAAAAAAGGACTGTCCGCCGGCAGGGTGCAGTCGGTGGCCGTGCGCTTGATCTGCGACCGGGAAGACGAAATACAGGCTTTTATACCGGAAGAATACTGGACCCTGATGGGCAAATTTGTAAAGTCAGGGAAGTCTCCCTTTGAAGCGAAGCTACACAAATATAAAAACAAAAAGATAGAAATTCCCAACCAGGAAATGATGGATAAAATTCTGGGGGATTTAAAGGGTGCTTCCTATCAGGTAGCCACGGTCAGCAAAAAGGAAAAACAGAGAAATCCGGCAGCGCCCTTTACCACCAGTTCCTTGCAGCAGGAAGCTTCCAGAAAACTAAACTTTACCTCCCGTAAGACCATGGTGGTTGCTCAGCAGCTTTACGAAGGTTTGGATTTAGGCAAAGAAGGACCGGCGGGTTTGGTAACCTATATCCGTACGGATTCCACCCGGGTTTCCGAAACAGCGTCGGAAGAAGCCAAGAAATTTATTTTGGATCGCTTTGGCCCGGCTTATGTTCCCAAACAGCCCAGGCAAACGGTGGCCAAGGGCAAGGTTCAAGATGCCCACGAGGCCATTCGTCCAACTTCCATTGAAAGAGATCCGGAAAATATAAAGCAATACTTAACCAATGACCAGTATAAATTATATAAATTGATCTGGTCCAGATTTCTGGCCAGTCAGATGGCATCGGCGGTGATGGACACCACCAGCCTGGATATTGCCGCTGGTGATTATGTGTTCCGGGCTACGGGCTCGGTGATTAAATTCCCCGGTTTTATGCAGGTGTATATTGAGGGGAACGATGACGGCAGCAAAGAAGAGGAAAGACTCTTGCCGGAACTGTCGGAAGGAGATAAGGTAGAGGCTAAAAACCTGACACCCAAACAGCATTTTACTCAACCGCCTCCGCGCTATACCGATGCAACCCTGGTAAAAATTCTGGAGGAAAAGGGCATTGGACGTCCCAGTACTTATGCTCCCATTGTTGACACCATTCAGAAACGGGGTTATGTGGTCCGGGAAAATAAACAATTTTATCCCACGGAGCTTGGCATCGTGGTGATTGATTTGTTAAAGAATTATTTTCCGGACATTATCAATATCGAATTTACCGCGGAAATGGAAGAAAAGCTGGATAAGGTGGCGGAAGGCGACGAGCGATGGGTGGGGATTTTAAAGGATTTTTACCAACCCTTTCAAGAAACCTTGGAAAATGCCGATGAAAAGATTGGCAAGGTACAAGTAGCCGATGAAGTTACCGATGAAAAATGTGAGTTATGCGGTCGCAACATGGTGATTAAGCTGGGGCGCTATGGCAAATTTCTTGCTTGCCCGGGCTTTCCGGATTGTCGCAATACCAAACCCCTGCTGGAACCCACCGGGGTGGGATGTCCCAAATGTTCCGGTGAAATGGTACTGCGCCGCAGTAAAAAAGGCCGCAAGTTCTATGGCTGCAGCCGCTATCCGGAGTGTGATTTTGTTACCTGGGATGTGCCCACTCAGGAAAAATGTCCCCAGTGCGGCGGAATGATGGTGGAGAAAAACAGCCGCGGCAAGGAAAAGCGCACAGAGTGCATCAATGAAAAATGTCCCGGCAAAGAATATAAAGCCTCAGAGCAGACCAAGAAAGAAGCTGGGGCAGTTTCCGGCAAGACTGCTGCCAAGGCCGGGAAAAAGACGCCCCAGCGAAACCGCAAAAAAGCAAATCCATCCGGTTAA
- the codY gene encoding GTP-sensing pleiotropic transcriptional regulator CodY, with the protein MSNLLDRTRSINKLLQKSAGYPVDFGEIAEVLSQNIVANCYIIDRRGRALGYRFMPQFACDIMKDIVEGSKRFPEEYNDSLLDINETHANFCQTVNACVFFNEEECKGTNKVTTVVPIVGAGSRLGTLVLAKFNQDFTDEDLVLAEYGATVVAMEILRSRAGRMEEEARKKAAVQIALGTLSYSELDAVQHIFEQLEGDEGVLVASKIADRVGITRSVIVNALRKFESAGVIESKSLGMKGTYIRVLNDRLLEELQRLKHN; encoded by the coding sequence GTGTCGAATTTACTTGATAGAACCAGATCCATTAATAAACTGTTGCAAAAATCGGCAGGTTACCCGGTGGATTTTGGTGAAATCGCCGAAGTATTGTCCCAGAATATTGTTGCCAACTGCTATATTATTGACCGCCGGGGCCGGGCTCTGGGTTACCGGTTCATGCCCCAGTTTGCCTGCGATATCATGAAGGACATCGTCGAGGGTTCAAAACGTTTCCCAGAGGAATATAATGATAGCCTGCTGGATATCAATGAAACCCATGCTAATTTTTGCCAAACAGTGAATGCTTGTGTTTTCTTTAATGAAGAAGAATGCAAAGGAACCAACAAGGTAACCACGGTGGTTCCCATCGTGGGTGCAGGTTCGCGTCTGGGCACCTTGGTTTTGGCTAAATTTAACCAGGATTTTACTGATGAAGACCTGGTTTTGGCCGAATATGGTGCCACAGTGGTGGCTATGGAAATTCTCCGCTCCCGGGCCGGGCGCATGGAGGAAGAAGCCCGTAAAAAGGCTGCCGTCCAGATTGCCCTGGGAACCCTTTCTTATTCCGAACTGGATGCTGTTCAGCATATTTTTGAGCAGTTGGAAGGGGATGAGGGCGTTTTAGTGGCCAGCAAGATCGCCGATCGTGTGGGCATTACCCGTTCCGTGATCGTGAACGCCCTGCGCAAATTTGAAAGCGCCGGTGTTATTGAGTCTAAATCCTTGGGCATGAAGGGAACCTACATCCGTGTGTTAAATGATCGCCTGCTGGAGGAACTGCAAAGACTGAAACATAATTAA
- the tsf gene encoding translation elongation factor Ts: MAEISASMVKELRERTGAGMMDCKKALGETNGDIEKAIEFLREKGLSAAAKKSGRIAAEGIVEAYIHGGGRIGVLVEINCETDFVAKNEDFRGLARDIAMQIAAAKPEYVRREEVASEAIEKEREILRAQALNEGKPEKIVEKMVEGRIEKYYKEVCLLEQPFIKDPDKNVQQVVNEVVAKIGEKIDVRRFTRYEMGEGLQKRQDDFAAEVAAQIKC; encoded by the coding sequence ATGGCAGAGATTTCTGCAAGTATGGTTAAAGAGTTGAGAGAGCGTACCGGTGCCGGTATGATGGACTGTAAAAAGGCTTTGGGTGAAACCAATGGAGACATTGAAAAAGCCATTGAATTCCTGCGTGAAAAGGGGCTGTCTGCTGCGGCTAAAAAGTCCGGCCGAATTGCGGCGGAAGGGATTGTAGAAGCCTATATCCACGGCGGGGGACGCATCGGTGTGCTGGTGGAGATCAACTGTGAGACGGATTTTGTGGCAAAAAATGAAGATTTTCGCGGCCTAGCCAGGGATATTGCCATGCAAATCGCTGCGGCCAAGCCGGAATATGTTCGCCGGGAAGAAGTTGCCAGCGAAGCCATTGAAAAGGAACGCGAAATTTTGCGTGCTCAGGCCTTGAATGAAGGCAAGCCGGAAAAAATTGTGGAAAAGATGGTTGAAGGCCGCATTGAAAAATATTACAAAGAAGTATGCCTGTTGGAACAACCCTTTATTAAAGATCCCGATAAAAACGTGCAGCAGGTTGTGAATGAAGTGGTGGCTAAAATTGGCGAAAAGATCGATGTTCGTCGCTTTACCCGCTATGAAATGGGAGAAGGCCTACAAAAGAGACAAGACGATTTCGCAGCGGAAGTGGCAGCTCAAATTAAATGTTAA
- the trmFO gene encoding methylenetetrahydrofolate--tRNA-(uracil(54)-C(5))-methyltransferase (FADH(2)-oxidizing) TrmFO, with the protein MTEDKVTVIGAGLAGSEAAWQLARRGIRVDLYEMRPHTFTPAHHTPLFSELVCSNSLRAAAVENAVGLLKEEMRQLGSLIMSRADAHQVPAGGALAVDRLGFSAAVTEALEQHPLVHIYREEITKIPERGMVIIATGPLTSPALSEEIARLTGDRHLYFYDAAAPIVALESLDMTKVFRASRYGKGEEAYLNCPMNREEYDVFYDALIQAERAPQKEFEKQIHFEGCMPVEVLASRGKETLLYGPLKPVGLTDPRTGKRPHGVVQLRQDNAEGTLYNLVGFQTNLKWGEQKRVFSLIPGLEEAEFVRFGVMHRNTYINSPVLLKPTLQFKQQENLFFAGQMTGVEGYVESAASGLVAGINAARLLKGEELLEWPRETAHGSLLHYITSTPTGNFQPMNVTFGLFPELPVKIKGKRERGKAHAQRALQKLADWVNKEKIEIVKR; encoded by the coding sequence ATGACAGAAGACAAGGTTACCGTGATCGGAGCGGGATTGGCAGGTTCGGAAGCTGCCTGGCAACTGGCCCGGAGGGGGATCAGGGTGGACCTTTATGAAATGAGACCCCACACCTTTACGCCTGCCCATCATACCCCTCTTTTTTCCGAGTTGGTGTGCAGTAATTCCCTAAGAGCCGCAGCAGTTGAAAACGCCGTAGGATTACTGAAGGAAGAAATGCGGCAACTGGGCTCTTTAATTATGTCCAGGGCAGACGCCCACCAAGTGCCTGCCGGAGGAGCCCTGGCGGTGGACCGCTTAGGTTTTTCCGCTGCTGTCACAGAGGCTTTGGAGCAGCATCCTTTGGTCCATATTTACCGTGAGGAAATAACGAAAATACCGGAGCGGGGAATGGTCATCATTGCCACCGGCCCCCTTACTTCCCCGGCGCTCTCTGAAGAAATCGCCCGATTGACGGGAGATCGTCATCTTTATTTTTATGACGCCGCCGCGCCCATTGTGGCGCTGGAATCCTTGGACATGACCAAGGTTTTCAGGGCCTCCCGCTACGGCAAAGGGGAGGAGGCCTATCTAAATTGCCCCATGAACCGTGAAGAATACGATGTTTTTTATGATGCCCTGATTCAGGCCGAAAGGGCTCCGCAAAAAGAATTTGAAAAACAAATTCATTTCGAGGGCTGCATGCCGGTAGAGGTCCTTGCTTCCCGGGGAAAGGAGACCCTGCTTTACGGTCCTTTAAAACCGGTTGGACTGACGGATCCCCGTACTGGAAAACGCCCCCATGGGGTTGTGCAGTTGCGCCAGGATAATGCGGAAGGGACCCTTTATAATCTGGTAGGATTTCAGACAAACCTTAAATGGGGGGAACAAAAAAGGGTATTCAGCCTGATTCCCGGGCTGGAAGAGGCGGAATTTGTGCGTTTTGGCGTGATGCACCGGAATACCTATATTAATTCTCCGGTTTTATTAAAACCAACGCTGCAGTTTAAGCAACAGGAAAATCTGTTTTTTGCCGGACAGATGACCGGGGTGGAAGGATATGTAGAGTCTGCGGCCTCCGGTCTGGTGGCCGGAATCAATGCCGCCAGACTGTTAAAGGGAGAAGAATTGCTGGAATGGCCAAGGGAAACAGCCCATGGTTCCCTGCTTCATTATATTACTTCCACACCCACGGGAAATTTTCAACCCATGAATGTAACCTTCGGATTGTTTCCGGAACTGCCGGTCAAAATTAAAGGCAAAAGAGAAAGAGGAAAAGCCCATGCCCAGCGTGCTTTGCAAAAGCTGGCAGACTGGGTAAATAAAGAGAAAATTGAAATTGTCAAAAGGTAG
- the hslV gene encoding ATP-dependent protease subunit HslV, translating to MFHATTIVAVKRGNQVALAGDGQVTFGQNTIMKHSARKVRRLHQDKVIAGFAGSVADAFTLFEKFEGKLEEYHGNLMRATVELAKIWRTDKYLRALEAMLIVADSEHLLVLSGNGEVIEPDEGVTAIGSGGPYALAAARALVKHTQMSPGEVVREALTIAADICVYTNHNIVVEEI from the coding sequence ATGTTTCACGCAACCACCATTGTTGCTGTTAAAAGAGGAAACCAGGTTGCTTTAGCCGGAGACGGACAGGTGACCTTTGGCCAAAACACCATTATGAAACATTCAGCCCGAAAGGTCAGGCGTCTGCATCAGGATAAAGTGATTGCAGGATTTGCCGGATCGGTGGCGGATGCCTTTACTTTATTTGAGAAGTTTGAAGGAAAACTGGAAGAATATCACGGCAACTTAATGAGAGCGACGGTTGAACTGGCTAAGATTTGGCGTACCGATAAATATCTAAGGGCCTTGGAAGCCATGTTAATTGTGGCAGACTCAGAACATCTGCTGGTTTTATCGGGAAACGGTGAAGTGATTGAGCCGGATGAGGGGGTAACGGCCATTGGTTCAGGCGGTCCTTACGCTCTGGCCGCGGCCAGAGCTCTGGTAAAACACACCCAGATGTCGCCCGGTGAAGTTGTCAGAGAAGCCTTAACCATTGCTGCGGATATCTGTGTTTACACCAATCACAACATTGTTGTTGAAGAAATATAG
- the hslU gene encoding ATP-dependent protease ATPase subunit HslU: protein MEALTPREIVVELDKYIVGQKQAKKAVAVALRNRYRRSKLPEELMDEVVPKNILMIGPTGVGKTEIARRLAKLVKAPFVKVEATKFTEVGYVGRDVESMVRDLVETAIRMLKQEKMEKVEERARKMANERIVEMLAPLPNRSTQSRNPLEMLFGGVQENQPDNQNLDQQNSRIKFERETLREKLAQGKLEDEVLEIEVEDSSMPMLEVFNNTGAEEMGLQMQDVLGSIFPKKKRKRKVSVSEARKILINQEAQKLIDMDELTSEAVKRAENHGIIFLDEIDKIAVQEGSSGGADVSRGGVQRDILPIVEGSTIMTKYGPVKTDHILFIAAGAFHITKPSDLIPELQGRFPIRVELESLSREDFQQILVEPQNSLIKQYTELLKTEGVIIEFSKNSLVEIAEIAYTVNEQNENIGARRLHTILEKLLEDISFEAPELKEQSLTIDSDYVRDKLKNVVANRDLSRYIL, encoded by the coding sequence TTGGAAGCCCTTACGCCCCGGGAGATCGTGGTAGAGCTGGATAAGTATATTGTGGGTCAAAAGCAGGCCAAGAAAGCGGTGGCGGTTGCTTTAAGGAATCGTTACCGCAGAAGTAAACTGCCGGAAGAATTAATGGATGAAGTGGTTCCCAAAAATATTTTAATGATTGGACCCACCGGTGTTGGGAAAACGGAAATAGCCCGGCGTCTGGCCAAATTGGTCAAAGCACCCTTTGTCAAAGTGGAGGCCACGAAATTTACCGAAGTAGGTTATGTGGGACGGGACGTTGAGTCCATGGTCCGGGACCTTGTAGAAACTGCCATTCGCATGCTTAAGCAGGAAAAAATGGAAAAAGTGGAAGAAAGGGCCCGGAAGATGGCCAATGAGCGTATTGTGGAAATGCTGGCACCTCTTCCAAACCGGTCGACTCAAAGCCGTAATCCGCTGGAAATGCTGTTTGGCGGTGTCCAGGAAAATCAGCCGGATAATCAGAACCTGGATCAGCAAAACAGCCGGATTAAATTTGAGCGGGAGACCCTGCGGGAGAAGCTGGCGCAGGGAAAACTGGAGGACGAGGTGCTGGAAATTGAGGTGGAGGACAGCAGTATGCCCATGCTGGAGGTATTTAACAATACCGGGGCGGAAGAAATGGGCTTACAGATGCAGGATGTCCTCGGCAGCATCTTTCCCAAGAAAAAACGAAAACGAAAAGTAAGCGTCAGTGAGGCCCGCAAGATTCTGATCAATCAGGAAGCGCAAAAATTAATTGATATGGATGAGCTGACCTCCGAGGCGGTAAAACGGGCTGAAAATCACGGGATTATCTTTTTAGACGAAATTGATAAAATTGCCGTCCAGGAGGGAAGTTCCGGCGGAGCGGATGTCTCCCGGGGAGGCGTACAGCGGGATATTCTGCCCATCGTGGAAGGTTCCACCATTATGACCAAGTATGGTCCGGTGAAAACCGATCATATCCTTTTTATTGCAGCCGGCGCCTTTCATATTACAAAGCCTTCGGATTTAATTCCGGAACTGCAGGGGCGCTTTCCCATCCGGGTGGAATTGGAAAGTCTCAGCCGGGAGGATTTTCAACAGATTCTGGTAGAACCCCAAAATTCTTTAATAAAACAATACACAGAGTTGTTAAAGACCGAAGGGGTTATAATTGAATTTTCAAAAAATTCACTTGTGGAAATTGCAGAGATCGCTTATACTGTTAATGAACAAAATGAAAACATTGGCGCCAGAAGGCTTCATACCATACTGGAAAAACTCTTGGAGGACATCTCCTTTGAAGCCCCGGAATTAAAAGAACAGTCACTCACAATTGATAGTGATTATGTTCGTGACAAATTAAAGAATGTTGTAGCAAATCGAGACCTCAGTCGTTATATCTTATAA
- the xerC gene encoding tyrosine recombinase XerC — protein MYVLVDDFIHFLKVQKNFSNLTVEAYQKDLFEGIDFFAKALNCSDESLEPKEINTRLMRGFLSHLQKKGLSRATIARKLAAWRSFFRFLFRENRVKGNPMVRMTNPKQEKRLPQFLYQEEARVLIESPDSSLLGIRDRALLELLYATGIRVSELVSMDLAQLDLHRGYVLVSGKGSKERMVPLHDRAVQAIEKYLHTSRPKLAAMNCSAVFVNYKGNRISDRAVRKILVKYCRQVHFKKEIGPHVIRHSFATHLLDNGADLRSVQELLGHVSLSTTQIYTHVTRQKLKKIYRLAHPRA, from the coding sequence ATGTATGTTTTAGTGGATGATTTTATTCATTTTTTAAAAGTACAAAAGAATTTTTCCAATTTAACCGTAGAAGCTTATCAAAAAGACCTGTTTGAAGGAATTGATTTCTTCGCCAAGGCTTTGAACTGTTCCGACGAATCCCTGGAACCGAAAGAAATCAATACCCGTTTGATGCGGGGGTTTTTGTCCCACCTACAGAAAAAAGGACTGAGCCGGGCCACCATTGCCAGAAAGTTGGCTGCCTGGCGCTCTTTTTTCCGGTTCTTGTTTCGGGAAAACCGGGTTAAGGGCAATCCCATGGTCCGGATGACCAATCCCAAGCAGGAGAAAAGACTGCCCCAATTCCTTTATCAGGAAGAGGCCCGGGTATTGATTGAATCACCGGACAGCTCGCTCCTGGGAATCCGGGACAGGGCCCTGCTGGAACTGCTTTATGCCACAGGAATCCGGGTTTCTGAGCTGGTATCAATGGATTTGGCCCAATTGGACCTCCACCGGGGTTATGTCCTGGTCAGCGGCAAAGGATCCAAGGAAAGAATGGTGCCTCTTCATGACCGGGCCGTTCAAGCCATAGAAAAATATTTGCATACCAGCCGACCGAAATTGGCTGCCATGAATTGTTCAGCGGTTTTTGTGAATTATAAAGGAAACAGAATCAGTGACCGGGCTGTTCGTAAAATACTGGTAAAATACTGTCGGCAGGTTCATTTTAAAAAAGAGATCGGTCCCCATGTCATCCGCCATTCCTTTGCTACCCACCTGCTGGATAACGGGGCGGATTTACGAAGTGTGCAGGAACTATTGGGGCATGTATCCCTGTCAACAACCCAGATTTACACCCATGTTACCAGGCAGAAGCTTAAGAAAATATACCGCTTGGCTCATCCCAGGGCCTGA